GGCGTGCATGAATTTGCCCGCCTGCATCCGCAAGGTTACGAACTGCAAGTCGGCGAGCGCGGGCAGAACCTGTCCGGCGGCCAGCGGCAAAACGTCGCCCTGTCCCGCGCGCTGCTCCTCAACCCGCCCATCCTGCTGTTGGACGAACCCACCAGTGCCATGGACAACACCGGTGAAGAACGCTTGAAACAGCGCCTGGCCGCCGTGGTGGAAAACAAGACCGTGCTGCTGGTGACGCACCGGGCATCGTTGCTGTCGCTGGTGGATCGCCTGATCGTGATCGATCGGGGGCAGATCCTCGCCGATGGCCCGAAAGCCGCCGTCATGGAAGCGTTGAAGAAGGGGCAGATCAGTGTTGCTTAAATCGGATTCAAAAGGCGCTATCGGCCGCTACTTCAAAGGTTCCGAGTCGCTGCACGGCCAGCCGCTGCCCGAGGTCAACAAGGCGCTGATCGAAGACGCTCCCCGCGTGGTGCGCCTGACGATCTGGGGCATCATTGCCTTCTTCGTTTTCCTGGTGTTGTGGGCCAACTTTGCGGTGATCGACGAAGTCACCAAGGGCGACGGCAAGGCGATCCCATCGTCCAAGATCCAGAAAATCCAAAACCTTGAAGGCGGCATCGTCGCTGAGCTGTTCGTCAAGGAAGGGCAGATCGTCGAGGCCGGCGCGCCGTTGATTCGCCTGGACGACACCCGGTTTGCCTCCAACGTCGGCGAAACCGAGGCGGATCGCCTGTCGATGCTGTTGCGGGTCGAGCGCCTGAGTGCCGAAGTCGATGACCGGCCGTTGAAGTTTCCGCCCGATGTACTCAAGGCAGTACCGGGCCAGGCTGCCAGTGAGGAGTCGCTGTACATCAGCCGCCGCCAGCAATTGCACGATGAGATCGGCGGCTTGCAGGAGCAGTTGATCCAGCGTCAGCAGGAGCTGCGCGAGTTCATTTCCAAGCAGGCGCAATATCGCTCTGGCCTGGCACTGCAACGCCAGGAAATCAACATGTCCGAGCCGTTGGTGGCCCAAGGCGCGGTATCGCCGGTGGAAGTGCTGCGGCTCAAGCGCGCCGAAGTCGAGACCCGTGGGCAACTGGACGCCACGACACTGGCGATTCCCCGTGCCGAATCGGCGATCAAGGAAGTGCAGCGCAAGATCGACGAGACCCGCGGCAAATTCCGCAGTGAAGCGCTGACCCAACTCAACGAAGCGCGCACCGACCTGAACAAGGCCCAGGCCACCGGCAAGGCCCTGGAAGATCGCGTTAGCCGTACCCTGGTGACATCGCCGGTGCGCGGCATCGTCAACAAGATGCTGGTGAATACCATTGGCGGTGTGATCCAGCCGGGTAGTGACCTGATAGAAATCGTGCCGCTGGACGACACCATCCTGGTGGAAGCGAAAATCCGTCCCCAGGACATCGCTTTCCTGCACCCTGGCCAAGACGCCACGGTGAAATTCACGGCGTATGACTACACCATCTATGGCGGGATGAAAGCCAAGCTGGAACAGATTGGTGCCGACACCATCACCGATGAAGACAAGAAGACCACCTACTACATCATCAAGCTGCGCACCGAACGCAGCCACCTGGGCACGCCTGAAAAGCCCTTGCTGATCATCCCGGGGATGGTAGCGTCGGTGGACATTATCACCGGCAAGAAAACCATCCTGAGCTACCTGCTCAAACCGATCATCAAGGCCCGGTCCGAGGCGTTGCACGAGCGGTAAATAGATATTTGCGGCGCACGCGCTTTTGTGGCGAGGGGATTTATCCCCGCTGGGCTGCGCAGCAGCCCCAACCAGCCACTTCGGTGTGTCAGGCATATTTGCATTCAGCCATTCAGGGCTGCTGCGCACCCCAGCGGGGATAAATCCCCTCACCACAGGATCAATGGTGGTCCCATAGGTTCTGCCATATACATATGCATTTTTAATATTTAAATTAAGTTTCTTATACCTTTAAAGTCACCCCCCTGCGTACCTGCCGACCAATCGGCGCGCCGCACGACACAAACCAACACGGTGACCCCGTGAGTTTTGATCGAGTGCGCGCCCGTTCAAGCGCGCCGTGCGTGGGAGTGATGTATGCCAGCCGTCTCTTGTTTTTCAGATTCACCTATCGCGAACATTGCGCCGCAGTCGTTCGACATCCGCCCATTCCCCGATGCAGTAGGCGCCGAGATCGTTGGCCTGGACTTGTCCCGGCCCATCAACGACCAGGATTTCGCCCGCATCCACCGCGCCCACCTCGACTATCACGTGGTGGTGTTCCGCGACCAACACATCACCCCAGAACAACAGATCGCCTTCAGCCGCCGTTTTGGCGTGCTGCAGATCCATGTGCTCAAGCAATTCCTGCTGGCCGGGCACCCGGAAATCCTCATCGTTTCCAACATCATCGAAAACGGCCAGTCCATCGGCCTGGGCGATGCCGGCAAGTTCTGGCATTCGGACCTTTCCTATAAGGAATTGCCCAGCCTCGGCTCGATGCTTCATGCCCAGGAATTGCCGAGCGAAGGCGGCGACACGTTGTTCGCCGATATGCACAAGGCGCTGGATGGTTTGCCCGAAGCGCTGCGTAAGGCGATCGATGGCCGTTCGGCGGCGCACTCCTACACGGCGCGCTACAGCGAGACCAAATTCGAAGGTAACTGGCGCCCGACGTTGACACCGGAGCAATTGGCCCAGGTTGCCGAAGTCGTGCATCCGATCGTCCGCACGCATCCGGAAACCGGGCGCAAGGCATTGTTTGTCAGCGAAGGCTTTACCACCCGCATCGTCGGCCTGCCGGAGGATGAAAGCACCGCCATCCTGACGGAGCTGTATGCCCACAGCGTGCTGCCGCAGAACATCTATCGCCATCAATGGCAGCCCCACGACCTGGTGTTCTGGGACAACCGTTCGTTGATTCACTTGGCCGCCGGTTGCCCAAGCCATCTGCGCCGCAAGCTGTATCGCACCACCATCCAGGGCGACGCCCCTTTCTGATCGGCTGCGCAGCGCGCAAAGAGCCTGGAGAATCACCATGTCCAAACGCATTGCTTTTGCACCGTTGGCCGCGGCCATCGGCCTGGGGTTCAGCCTGCTCGCCGGCAGCCTGGTTGCGCCGGCCAGCGCTCACGCCGAGGGCGAGATTCGCATCGCCGAGCAGTTCGGCATCGTTTACCTGCTGCTCAATGTGGTGCGCGATCAACAACTGATCGAAAAGCACGGCAAGCAGGAAGGCATCGACATCAAGGTCGACTGGACTCAATTGTCCGGCGGTGCGGCGGTCAACGATGCGTTGTTGTCGGGTTCCATCGACATTGCTGGGGCCGGCGTCGGGCCGTTGTTGACTGTCTGGGATCGCACCCGTGGCAAGCAGAACGTCAAGGCGGTGGCGTCGCTGGGCAACTTTCCCTATTACCTGTTGAGCAACAACCCGAACGTCAAGACTATCGCCGACTTCACCGAGAAGGACCGCATCGCGGTGCCGGCGGTGGGTGTTTCGGTGCAGTCACGGATCCTGCAATACGCCGCCGCCAAGCAGTGGGGCGACAAGGATTTCAATCGCCTCGACAAGTACACCCTGGCCGTCCCGCACCCGGACGCCACGGCCGCGTTGATCGCCGGGGGCACCGAGTTGACCGGGCACTTTTCCAACCCGCCGTTCCAGGACCAGGCCCTGCAAAACCCCAACGTCCACGTCGTGCTCAATTCCTATGATGTGCTCGGGCCGAACTCGCCCACGGTGTTGTTCGCCACCGAGAAATTCCGTGATGAAAACCCGAAGACCTACAAGGCCTTTGTCGAGGCCCTGACCGAAGCCGCCGAGTTCGCCCAGAACGACAAGGGTGCGGCGGCGGACACCTATCTTCGGGTGACCAAGGCCAAGATTGACCGAGCAACCTTGCTGAAGACCATCGATAACCCGCAGATCGAATTCACCGTCACGCCGAAGAACACCTACCCGCTGGCGGAATTCCTCTACCGCGTCGGCGCCATCAAAAACAAGCCAGCGTCGTGGGAAGACTATTTCTTCCAGGACGCCAAACCGTTGCAGGGGAGCTGATTGTCATGAACGCGCCATTGCAAGGCCACGCGGCCAGCAACCCCACCTCCGCCAGCACGGCGTTGCTGTCAGTGGATAACGTCAGCCTGGAATACCGCACCCCGCAGCGTGTGGTGCGGGCCACCCATCAAGTCAGTTTCGAAGTCGACCCGGCGGACCGTTTTGTACTGCTCGGCCCGTCGGGTTGCGGCAAGTCCACGCTGCTCAAGGCCATCGGCGGTTTCATCGCGCCGTGCGAAGGCGAGATTCGCTTGCAAGGCCAAACCGTCAACGCGCCAGGCCCTGACCGGATCGTGGTGTTTCAGGAATTCGACCAGTTGCCGCCGTGGAAAACCGTGAAGCAGAACGTGATGTTCGCGCTGCTGGCGTCGGGCACGCTCAAGCGTCGCGAGGCCGAGGAGCGGGCGCTGCATTATCTCGACAAGGTCGGGCTGGCGGCGTTTGCCGATGCTTATCCCCACACCTTGTCCGGTGGCATGAAGGCCCGCGTCGCAATCGCCCGGGCGCTGGCGATGCAGCCGAAAATCCTGTTGATGGACGAGCCCTTCGCCGCCCTCGATGCGCTGACCCGACGCAAGATGCAGGAAGAATTGCTGCTGCTCTGGGAGGAGGTGCGTTTCACTCTGTTGTTCGTCACCCACTCCATCGAAGAAGCGCTGGTGGTGGGCAATCGCATCCTGCTGTTGTCACCCCATCCGGGGCGTGTCCGGGCGGAAATCCACAGCCATCAATACGACCTGCACAGCCTCGGCGGCGTGGGGTTCCAGCATACGGCGCGGCGGATTCATGGATTGCTGTTCAATGAAGGTCAGCCGCCTGAAACCGAGCGTGAGCTGGATTTCACCGACATCCGTATTGCGTATTAAGGGGGGCCGTTCATGAGCCAATTATCGCCTGCGCGCGAAGAATACGAAGTCGACCTGCAACCCCTGACCCACGTGCCGCTGGAGCGCGAATTGCCCCTGGGCCAGCGCCTCTGGCAGCAGGGTTGGCTGCGTAAAAGTCTGATCCTGATAGTGCTGGCGGTGCTGTGGGAGGGCGTGGCGCGCTACCAGAACAATGACCTGCTGTTGCCGGGCTTCCTGCAGACCGCCAACGCGTTGTACGACGGTTTGTTCAGCGGCGAGCTGTTGGGCAAGGTCTGGATTTCCCTGGTGGTGCTGCTCAAGGGTTATCTGCTGGGCATCATCCTGGCGTTTGGCCTGACCACCCTGGCGGTGTCGACGCAGTTGGGCCGCGACCTGCTCAGCACGTTGACGTCGATGTTCAACCCATTGCCGGCCATCGCCCTGTTGCCGTTGGCGCTGCTGTGGTTTGGCCTGGGGCAGAACAGCCTGATTTTCGTACTCGTGCACTCGGTGCTCTGGGCACTGGCGTTGAACATGTATGCGGGCTTTCTCGGCGTGTCGGAAACGCTGCGCATGGCCGGGCGCAACTACGGGCTCAAGGGCCTGCGCTTTGTGCTGTTCATCCTGATTCCGGCGGCGTTGCCGTCGATCCTCGCAGGGCTGAAGATCGGCTGGGCCTTCGCCTGGCGTACCCTCATTGCTGCCGAACTGGTGTTCGGCGCGACCAGTGGCAAGGGCGGCTTGGGTTGGTACATCTTCCAGAATCGTAATGAGTTGTACACCGACAAGGTGTTTGCCGGGTTAGCGGTGGTGATCCTGATCGGGCTGTTGGTGGAGAACCTGGTGTTCGACAGCCTGGAGCGGGTGACGGTGAAGCGGTGGGGGATGCAGCGTTGAGCCATTCCTGAAAACACTTGGAACCCGTGGCGAGGGAGCTTGCTCCCGCTCGACCCTGTAGGAGCTGGCGAAGCCTGCGATCTTTTGATCTTTGATCTTTGATCTTTGATCTTTCGCTTGAGATTCAAGTGTCTGGGGAAAGATCGCAGCCTCGTTGCACTCGGCAGCTCCTACGCAGCTCACGCAGCTCACGCAGCTCCACAGAAGCGCCTGTGGCCTGGCTGGGCGGTGCAATGCTTGTTAAACCCTCAACATAATTAGCCAAGTAAAGCCCCTCCCTTTTCCTTTAGACTTGCCGCCTCCAAGCAAGCCTTCAGGACACGGAATGCCAGTCCCTCCCAACCCCCTTCGCAAAGCCCTGGTCGTTTGGTTGTACGCGGCGGCCCTGATGCACCTGCTTGCCGGCCTCATGCTGACCTGGGCCGGTCATTCCGGCTTGCTCGATGACTATCTGAACACCATCGAACTCGCTTTCTGGGGCGCCGATTCAGTGCCCGCTACGGCCCGCGCGCAACAGGTCTGGTGGCTGGCGTTGTTCGGCGCCACGTTGCAAAGCTACGGGGTGTACATGCTCGCCCTCGTCCACATCGGCAATCGATTGAAGAGTGCCATGCCCTGGGGCTGGCTCATCGTCGGCATCCTGCTGTGGGCGCCCCAGGACATGTGGATTTCCGCCCAGGCGCGGGTCTGGTCGCACCTGTGGTTCGACAGCGTTGCCTTGCTCGTTTTATTGCCGCCGCTGTTATGGCTATATCGCCACGATCGTCAAACCTCCCTGCCTGACAACGCGCCGAGTGAATCCAACCATGGCTGATTTTTCACCGCTGGACTGGGCAATCGCCCTGCTGATCGCCCAGGCAATCCTCGGTGCGCTGGACACCTTGTATCACCACGAACTCACCGTCGCCTTGCCCTATCGCCACAGTGCGCGGCTAGAGCTGTCGATCCACGCCTTGCGCTCGTGCTTCTACGGGATCCTGTTCCTGGGCATTGCGCATCTGGCTTTCGAGGGGACGTGGGCGATAGTCATCGCGCTGCTGTTCGCCCTGGAGATTTGCCTGACGCTCTGGGACTTCGTGGTGGAGGACCGCAGCCGCAAGCTGCCGCCTATCGAACGCATCATGCACACGGTGCTGGCGGTCAACGGCGGGGCGTTCTTC
This genomic interval from Pseudomonas alvandae contains the following:
- a CDS encoding HlyD family type I secretion periplasmic adaptor subunit codes for the protein MLLKSDSKGAIGRYFKGSESLHGQPLPEVNKALIEDAPRVVRLTIWGIIAFFVFLVLWANFAVIDEVTKGDGKAIPSSKIQKIQNLEGGIVAELFVKEGQIVEAGAPLIRLDDTRFASNVGETEADRLSMLLRVERLSAEVDDRPLKFPPDVLKAVPGQAASEESLYISRRQQLHDEIGGLQEQLIQRQQELREFISKQAQYRSGLALQRQEINMSEPLVAQGAVSPVEVLRLKRAEVETRGQLDATTLAIPRAESAIKEVQRKIDETRGKFRSEALTQLNEARTDLNKAQATGKALEDRVSRTLVTSPVRGIVNKMLVNTIGGVIQPGSDLIEIVPLDDTILVEAKIRPQDIAFLHPGQDATVKFTAYDYTIYGGMKAKLEQIGADTITDEDKKTTYYIIKLRTERSHLGTPEKPLLIIPGMVASVDIITGKKTILSYLLKPIIKARSEALHER
- a CDS encoding TauD/TfdA dioxygenase family protein codes for the protein MPAVSCFSDSPIANIAPQSFDIRPFPDAVGAEIVGLDLSRPINDQDFARIHRAHLDYHVVVFRDQHITPEQQIAFSRRFGVLQIHVLKQFLLAGHPEILIVSNIIENGQSIGLGDAGKFWHSDLSYKELPSLGSMLHAQELPSEGGDTLFADMHKALDGLPEALRKAIDGRSAAHSYTARYSETKFEGNWRPTLTPEQLAQVAEVVHPIVRTHPETGRKALFVSEGFTTRIVGLPEDESTAILTELYAHSVLPQNIYRHQWQPHDLVFWDNRSLIHLAAGCPSHLRRKLYRTTIQGDAPF
- a CDS encoding ABC transporter substrate-binding protein, coding for MSKRIAFAPLAAAIGLGFSLLAGSLVAPASAHAEGEIRIAEQFGIVYLLLNVVRDQQLIEKHGKQEGIDIKVDWTQLSGGAAVNDALLSGSIDIAGAGVGPLLTVWDRTRGKQNVKAVASLGNFPYYLLSNNPNVKTIADFTEKDRIAVPAVGVSVQSRILQYAAAKQWGDKDFNRLDKYTLAVPHPDATAALIAGGTELTGHFSNPPFQDQALQNPNVHVVLNSYDVLGPNSPTVLFATEKFRDENPKTYKAFVEALTEAAEFAQNDKGAAADTYLRVTKAKIDRATLLKTIDNPQIEFTVTPKNTYPLAEFLYRVGAIKNKPASWEDYFFQDAKPLQGS
- a CDS encoding ABC transporter ATP-binding protein, encoding MNAPLQGHAASNPTSASTALLSVDNVSLEYRTPQRVVRATHQVSFEVDPADRFVLLGPSGCGKSTLLKAIGGFIAPCEGEIRLQGQTVNAPGPDRIVVFQEFDQLPPWKTVKQNVMFALLASGTLKRREAEERALHYLDKVGLAAFADAYPHTLSGGMKARVAIARALAMQPKILLMDEPFAALDALTRRKMQEELLLLWEEVRFTLLFVTHSIEEALVVGNRILLLSPHPGRVRAEIHSHQYDLHSLGGVGFQHTARRIHGLLFNEGQPPETERELDFTDIRIAY
- a CDS encoding ABC transporter permease, producing MSQLSPAREEYEVDLQPLTHVPLERELPLGQRLWQQGWLRKSLILIVLAVLWEGVARYQNNDLLLPGFLQTANALYDGLFSGELLGKVWISLVVLLKGYLLGIILAFGLTTLAVSTQLGRDLLSTLTSMFNPLPAIALLPLALLWFGLGQNSLIFVLVHSVLWALALNMYAGFLGVSETLRMAGRNYGLKGLRFVLFILIPAALPSILAGLKIGWAFAWRTLIAAELVFGATSGKGGLGWYIFQNRNELYTDKVFAGLAVVILIGLLVENLVFDSLERVTVKRWGMQR
- a CDS encoding cell division protein; the protein is MPVPPNPLRKALVVWLYAAALMHLLAGLMLTWAGHSGLLDDYLNTIELAFWGADSVPATARAQQVWWLALFGATLQSYGVYMLALVHIGNRLKSAMPWGWLIVGILLWAPQDMWISAQARVWSHLWFDSVALLVLLPPLLWLYRHDRQTSLPDNAPSESNHG